Proteins found in one Arthrobacter pascens genomic segment:
- a CDS encoding DUF3073 domain-containing protein translates to MGRGRQKAKATKQARDIKYYSPNTDYSALQRELTGPGSRATSHFANEPVEPDYSAYVDKYADDLEEDDDEVDTRRIG, encoded by the coding sequence ATGGGGCGCGGCCGTCAAAAGGCAAAAGCTACCAAGCAGGCTCGGGATATCAAGTACTACTCCCCGAACACTGACTATTCGGCACTTCAGCGCGAGCTGACGGGTCCGGGCAGTCGTGCCACGAGCCATTTCGCGAATGAGCCGGTTGAGCCGGACTATTCGGCTTATGTGGATAAGTACGCGGACGATTTGGAAGAAGACGACGACGAGGTAGACACCCGTCGGATCGGCTAG
- a CDS encoding VOC family protein, whose product MPENASPPRYRHGEPCWADVQTRDVEAAKDFYRAVFGWRFQDMPTPDGRSYAQAYLDDDLVAVVAPQNPHQESLGAEAQWNIYFAADDARAVAGETPSAGGAVQFGPEEVADTGVMVFVDPPGGGTTGVWQAGTHTGTGRYNQPGALSWAELLTPEPQAAVGFFQQLFGHEVTEYPQDDGGTYTTLMVNGAEVAGVAAAEEAATWQIYFGVADVADTVRKAVAAGAQVLIGPETVEADDDEAEAAGATATLKDPQGGVFSLLEV is encoded by the coding sequence ATGCCAGAAAACGCCAGCCCACCCCGCTACCGCCATGGCGAGCCATGCTGGGCAGACGTCCAGACGCGCGATGTGGAGGCCGCAAAGGACTTTTACCGGGCAGTGTTCGGCTGGCGCTTCCAGGACATGCCCACCCCGGACGGCCGCAGTTACGCGCAGGCCTACCTGGACGACGACCTCGTGGCCGTTGTGGCGCCGCAGAATCCACACCAGGAGTCGCTAGGCGCAGAGGCCCAGTGGAACATCTACTTCGCGGCCGACGACGCCCGCGCCGTGGCCGGGGAAACACCCTCTGCCGGCGGGGCCGTGCAGTTCGGTCCGGAGGAGGTTGCGGACACTGGGGTGATGGTGTTTGTGGACCCGCCAGGCGGCGGCACCACGGGCGTGTGGCAGGCCGGTACGCACACGGGCACAGGCCGCTATAACCAGCCCGGGGCGCTCTCCTGGGCGGAACTTCTGACACCCGAGCCGCAGGCCGCCGTCGGATTCTTCCAGCAGCTGTTCGGTCACGAGGTGACGGAGTATCCGCAGGACGACGGCGGCACCTACACCACGCTGATGGTTAACGGCGCGGAGGTGGCCGGGGTAGCGGCGGCTGAGGAGGCTGCAACCTGGCAGATCTACTTCGGCGTCGCCGATGTGGCAGACACCGTGCGGAAAGCGGTGGCAGCCGGCGCCCAGGTACTTATCGGGCCCGAGACCGTCGAAGCGGACGACGACGAAGCGGAAGCCGCCGGAGCCACCGCAACCCTGAAGGATCCGCAGGGCGGCGTGTTCAGCCTCCTGGAGGTCTAA
- the purM gene encoding phosphoribosylformylglycinamidine cyclo-ligase produces MTSATPAADNAAGITYASAGVDVEAGDRAVELMKGAVKATHNSSVIGGVGGFAGLYDVSRLLTYKRPLLATSTDGVGTKVAIAQAMDIHDTIGFDLVGMVVDDIVVVGAEPLYMTDYIACGKVVPERIADIVRGIAAACSVAGTALVGGETAEHPGLLGEHEYDVAGAATGVVEADALLGPDRVRAGDVVIGMASSGLHSNGYSLVRRVINHAGWALDRQVSELGRTLGEELLEPTRVYAADCLDLARTFPVNGPGGAEGAAVHGFSHVTGGGLAANLARVLPQGLVATVDRATWELPAIFKLVSELGNVPLADLERTLNLGVGMVAIVSPAAANAAVARLNDRGLPAWIMGTVTEDSDSILKSGPDYVQGAKGVDGGAVRLVNAYA; encoded by the coding sequence ATGACTTCCGCAACCCCAGCTGCTGACAACGCCGCAGGCATCACCTATGCCTCCGCAGGCGTTGACGTCGAGGCCGGCGACCGCGCCGTCGAGCTGATGAAGGGTGCCGTAAAGGCCACCCATAACTCGTCCGTGATCGGCGGCGTAGGTGGCTTCGCCGGACTTTACGACGTTTCCCGGCTCCTGACCTACAAGCGTCCGCTGCTGGCCACGTCCACTGACGGCGTGGGCACCAAGGTTGCCATCGCCCAGGCCATGGACATCCACGACACCATCGGCTTTGACCTGGTGGGCATGGTTGTTGACGACATTGTGGTGGTTGGCGCCGAGCCGCTCTATATGACTGACTACATCGCCTGCGGCAAGGTTGTCCCGGAGCGCATCGCGGACATCGTCCGCGGCATCGCCGCTGCCTGCTCGGTTGCCGGTACTGCGCTGGTGGGCGGCGAGACGGCCGAGCACCCAGGCCTGCTGGGCGAGCACGAATACGACGTCGCCGGTGCCGCCACCGGCGTTGTGGAAGCCGACGCCCTGCTGGGACCGGACCGCGTCCGTGCCGGCGACGTGGTGATCGGCATGGCTTCATCCGGCCTGCACTCCAACGGTTACTCCCTGGTCCGCCGGGTCATCAACCACGCCGGCTGGGCCCTGGATCGCCAGGTTTCCGAACTCGGACGCACCTTGGGCGAGGAACTGCTGGAACCCACCCGCGTCTACGCCGCCGACTGCCTGGACCTGGCGCGCACCTTCCCGGTCAACGGCCCCGGCGGCGCCGAAGGAGCAGCCGTACACGGCTTCAGCCACGTCACTGGCGGCGGATTGGCCGCAAACCTGGCTCGAGTGCTTCCTCAGGGCCTCGTAGCCACGGTGGACCGCGCCACGTGGGAGCTGCCGGCCATCTTCAAGCTGGTCTCGGAGCTGGGCAACGTTCCGCTGGCCGACCTGGAGCGCACCCTGAACCTGGGCGTTGGCATGGTGGCCATCGTGTCCCCTGCGGCTGCCAATGCCGCCGTGGCCCGCCTGAACGACCGCGGCCTGCCGGCCTGGATCATGGGCACTGTCACCGAGGATTCGGATTCCATCCTCAAGTCCGGCCCGGACTACGTCCAGGGCGCCAAGGGCGTGGACGGCGGCGCTGTCCGACTGGTCAACGCCTACGCCTAA
- the purF gene encoding amidophosphoribosyltransferase, with translation MARGDGKLSHDLLPGEKGPQDACGVFGVWAPGEEVAKLTYYGLYALQHRGQESAGIATSDGTRINVYKDMGLVSQVFDETTLNTLTGHLAVGHCRYSTTGASHWANAQPTLGATSTGTVALAHNGNLTNTAELNAMILERNGGQLSGEMKQGNTSDTALVTALLEGEEGKTLEQTATELLPKIKGGFCFVFMDEGTLYAARDTYGIRPLVLGRLERGWVVASEQSALATVGASFIREIEPGEFIAIDEDGVRSQRFAEPTPAGCVFEYVYLARPDASIAGRSVYESRVEMGRQLARENTQEADIVIPVPESGTPAAVGYAEESGIPFAHGFVKNSYVGRTFIQPSQTLRQLGIRLKLNALESVIRGKRVVVVDDSIVRGNTQRAIVRMLREAGAAAVHVKISSPPVQWPCFYGIDFASRAELIANGATIHEISQAIGADSLAYISEDGMIGATQQPRERLCTACFTGQYPIELPGSDKLGKNLLERTDLGGLPPSPSALPGETAALTVSSVDDGEDPADKSGATGCDPGPDAEFENLLTEADLVPDVHLNATTAGADKKGSV, from the coding sequence GTGGCACGCGGCGATGGAAAACTTTCTCATGATCTTCTCCCTGGCGAAAAAGGCCCTCAGGACGCTTGTGGCGTTTTCGGGGTCTGGGCACCAGGTGAAGAAGTAGCAAAACTCACCTACTACGGGCTGTATGCACTGCAGCACCGCGGTCAGGAGTCGGCTGGTATTGCCACCAGCGATGGCACGCGGATCAACGTCTACAAGGACATGGGACTCGTCTCCCAGGTCTTCGACGAGACCACGCTGAACACCCTGACCGGGCACCTGGCGGTGGGACACTGCCGCTACTCCACCACCGGAGCCAGCCACTGGGCCAACGCCCAGCCCACGCTCGGCGCCACCAGCACCGGCACCGTGGCCCTGGCCCACAACGGCAACCTGACCAACACGGCCGAGCTCAACGCCATGATCCTGGAACGCAACGGCGGCCAGCTCAGCGGCGAAATGAAGCAGGGCAACACCTCCGACACTGCCCTGGTCACGGCACTGCTGGAAGGCGAAGAGGGCAAGACCCTCGAACAGACCGCCACGGAGCTCCTCCCCAAGATCAAGGGCGGCTTCTGCTTCGTCTTTATGGACGAGGGCACCCTCTACGCTGCGCGCGACACCTACGGTATCCGCCCGCTGGTCCTCGGCCGGCTGGAGCGCGGCTGGGTGGTCGCCTCCGAACAGTCCGCCCTGGCCACCGTGGGCGCTAGCTTCATCCGTGAAATCGAACCGGGCGAATTCATCGCCATCGACGAGGACGGCGTGCGCTCCCAGCGCTTCGCAGAGCCGACGCCGGCGGGCTGCGTTTTTGAGTACGTCTACCTTGCCCGCCCGGATGCCTCCATCGCCGGCCGCTCCGTTTATGAATCCCGCGTGGAGATGGGCCGCCAACTGGCCCGCGAAAACACCCAGGAGGCGGACATTGTCATTCCCGTCCCGGAGTCGGGGACGCCGGCAGCGGTGGGCTACGCCGAGGAATCCGGCATCCCGTTCGCGCACGGCTTCGTCAAGAACTCCTACGTGGGCCGCACATTTATCCAGCCCTCCCAGACGCTCCGCCAGCTGGGTATCAGGCTCAAGCTGAATGCCCTGGAATCCGTGATCCGCGGCAAGCGCGTTGTGGTGGTGGATGACTCAATCGTCCGCGGCAACACCCAGCGGGCAATCGTACGGATGCTTCGTGAAGCCGGTGCCGCCGCCGTCCACGTGAAGATCTCCTCTCCTCCCGTCCAGTGGCCCTGCTTTTACGGCATCGACTTCGCCTCCCGGGCGGAACTGATCGCCAACGGCGCCACCATCCACGAAATCTCCCAGGCCATCGGAGCCGACTCCCTGGCCTATATTTCCGAAGACGGCATGATAGGCGCCACCCAGCAGCCGCGCGAACGGCTCTGCACGGCCTGTTTCACGGGCCAGTACCCCATCGAGCTGCCGGGTTCGGACAAACTGGGCAAGAACCTGCTGGAGCGCACGGACCTCGGCGGGCTGCCGCCGTCGCCCTCTGCCCTGCCGGGCGAAACCGCCGCGCTGACTGTGTCCTCCGTCGATGACGGAGAGGATCCCGCAGACAAGTCCGGCGCCACGGGCTGCGATCCCGGACCGGACGCCGAGTTCGAGAACCTGCTGACCGAAGCCGACCTTGTGCCAGACGTCCACCTCAACGCCACCACTGCCGGCGCTGACAAGAAAGGGTCCGTATGA
- the uraH gene encoding hydroxyisourate hydrolase: MSISHVTTHVLDTGAGRPAAGVAVVLYRNDGGSWRELASSATDTDGRAKDLGPEQLPPGHYRLNFGTGDYYAGLGTATFFPEVDLVFEVTGAEHYHVPLLLSPFAYSTYRGS, encoded by the coding sequence ATGAGCATTTCCCACGTCACCACGCACGTCCTGGACACCGGCGCCGGACGCCCGGCGGCGGGCGTCGCCGTCGTGCTTTACCGGAACGACGGCGGCAGCTGGCGTGAGCTTGCCAGTTCCGCCACTGATACCGACGGCCGCGCGAAGGACCTGGGGCCGGAGCAGCTGCCGCCCGGGCACTACCGCCTCAACTTCGGCACCGGCGACTACTATGCGGGACTGGGCACGGCCACGTTCTTCCCGGAGGTGGACCTGGTGTTCGAGGTGACGGGCGCGGAGCACTACCACGTGCCGCTGCTCCTGAGTCCGTTCGCCTACTCCACCTACCGCGGCAGCTAG
- the uraD gene encoding 2-oxo-4-hydroxy-4-carboxy-5-ureidoimidazoline decarboxylase has translation MKLAEFNSADPVRAAEVLKPCIDVRRWVETITAARPFPSKAALLRSAAEAAEPFTSAEVEAAMAHHPRIGERPTASTAEASMSRSEQSGVDPADAKVVEALAQGNRDYEEKFGRVFLVRAAGRTAPEILAALKERLANSPAEEDVIVARQLREIAVLRLEGLISE, from the coding sequence ATGAAGCTTGCCGAATTCAACAGCGCGGATCCAGTCCGGGCCGCCGAAGTCCTGAAACCCTGCATCGATGTCCGACGCTGGGTGGAGACCATTACAGCCGCGCGCCCCTTTCCGTCCAAGGCCGCCCTGCTGAGGTCCGCAGCCGAAGCGGCGGAGCCGTTCACGTCAGCTGAGGTTGAAGCAGCCATGGCGCACCACCCCCGGATCGGTGAACGCCCAACAGCCAGCACCGCCGAAGCCTCCATGTCGCGCTCGGAACAGTCCGGCGTTGACCCGGCGGATGCCAAGGTGGTGGAGGCGCTGGCCCAAGGCAACCGGGACTATGAGGAAAAGTTCGGCAGGGTCTTCCTGGTCCGCGCCGCCGGACGGACCGCCCCGGAAATTCTGGCGGCCCTCAAAGAGCGGCTTGCCAACTCCCCTGCCGAAGAAGACGTAATCGTGGCACGGCAACTGCGCGAAATCGCCGTACTGCGGCTCGAAGGACTGATCAGCGAATGA
- a CDS encoding ATP-binding protein, protein MTDVLARRSFRGLSTPEAIESVHNELDGLWEDAPFVQDMDQMTFTTAVIEAASNIVQHAEPATALPVELGMEISVQPALLQARVSAFHAKPPFGPMEPVPVEDESESGRGLALIQALVTTVTFERQGATNTWILSRTSQV, encoded by the coding sequence ATGACTGACGTCCTGGCCCGCCGGAGCTTCCGGGGACTGTCCACACCAGAAGCCATCGAATCGGTCCATAACGAGCTGGATGGCCTCTGGGAGGATGCACCGTTCGTCCAGGACATGGACCAGATGACGTTCACCACGGCCGTAATCGAGGCTGCTTCCAACATCGTCCAGCACGCGGAACCGGCCACAGCATTGCCGGTGGAGCTGGGAATGGAAATCAGCGTCCAGCCCGCGCTCCTCCAGGCCCGGGTCAGTGCCTTCCACGCCAAACCGCCGTTCGGGCCCATGGAACCCGTTCCCGTGGAGGATGAATCGGAGTCAGGCCGGGGCCTCGCACTCATCCAGGCGCTGGTGACCACTGTGACGTTTGAACGGCAGGGCGCCACCAACACCTGGATCCTGTCCCGGACCTCCCAGGTTTGA
- a CDS encoding STAS domain-containing protein, which produces MEFSYEVKDSYAEVKADGRLNMVSAPKLREFVTDVIAGGSSRIVVNLEKTAFMDSSGLGALIGCLKAARQAGGDLRIAAVQPQVKMVLELTSMDRVLTSYASAEEAFSND; this is translated from the coding sequence ATGGAGTTTAGCTACGAAGTCAAGGACTCGTATGCGGAGGTGAAGGCAGACGGACGGCTCAATATGGTGTCTGCCCCGAAGCTCCGCGAGTTCGTCACGGACGTCATCGCGGGCGGGTCCAGCAGGATAGTGGTCAACCTGGAGAAGACTGCCTTTATGGATTCCTCCGGCCTTGGGGCACTGATCGGCTGCCTCAAAGCTGCCCGTCAGGCGGGCGGCGACCTTCGGATCGCGGCCGTCCAGCCGCAGGTAAAGATGGTGCTGGAGCTGACCAGCATGGACAGGGTGCTGACCTCCTACGCCTCGGCGGAAGAAGCGTTCAGCAATGACTGA
- a CDS encoding glycosyltransferase translates to MTRFWTRLVVALTVILGLNYVAWRWNSSLNWDAWWISVPLVLAETYSLIDVMLFGMTVWNLKLRSGAPEAPRDATVDVFITTYNEPLDMVMTTALAAQRIRHPHSTWILDDGSRPELESLAEEHGLGYVTRGEDWTDRPRHAKAGNLNNALMVTHGEFLLILDADQIPEPDILDKTVGYFNNRRVALVQTPQYFSNVPADDPLGSQAPLFYGPIQQGKDGWNAAFFCGSNAILRREALMQLGLVGYVKETEKSIRRALAASRSAIRQARKSPGLESPLVFQVLDEVEAATFEAQQQLDRREPLSEITYRVRRRVDQAVQALVMADVSALQADLEEIATMELAHVGEAGVPVVADDAVKRMSARDWSPLGALESVQAVLDALSVERNHEAQPVMPLATISVTEDMATAMRMHAMGWESVYHHEILAYGLAPEDLKTMLTQRLRWAQGTIQVMLRENPLVQPGFKLGQRLMYFATMWTYLSGYAAVIYFTAPIIYLLLGILPVGSLSTDFFIRFVPFMIVNQLLFAVAGRGISTWRGQQYSLALFPTWIKACSTAARNVWFGRPLGFAVTPKARQSGGPSWSLIRPQIVVSAMLAVAAVVGLIRLATGLAEPLGTLVNVAWVIFDLAVMSVLIGAVRYKGFVLPPGTQPEERKSDGV, encoded by the coding sequence ATGACCCGCTTCTGGACCCGCCTGGTCGTGGCACTAACAGTCATCCTCGGCCTGAATTACGTGGCTTGGCGCTGGAACTCATCGCTCAACTGGGATGCCTGGTGGATCTCCGTGCCCTTGGTGCTGGCGGAAACCTACAGCCTAATCGACGTCATGCTGTTCGGCATGACCGTGTGGAATCTGAAGCTGCGCAGCGGAGCGCCGGAAGCGCCGCGCGATGCAACGGTGGACGTGTTCATCACTACCTACAACGAGCCCCTGGACATGGTGATGACCACTGCCCTGGCCGCGCAACGGATCCGCCACCCGCACAGCACCTGGATCCTGGACGACGGCTCCCGTCCCGAACTCGAATCCCTCGCCGAAGAGCACGGACTGGGCTATGTGACACGCGGCGAGGACTGGACGGACCGGCCCCGGCACGCAAAGGCAGGCAACCTGAACAACGCCCTGATGGTCACCCACGGCGAGTTCCTCCTCATTCTGGATGCCGACCAGATCCCTGAGCCGGACATCCTGGACAAGACCGTGGGCTACTTCAACAACCGCCGGGTGGCACTGGTCCAGACCCCGCAGTACTTCAGCAACGTCCCGGCGGATGATCCGCTGGGCAGCCAGGCGCCCCTTTTCTACGGCCCCATCCAGCAGGGCAAGGACGGCTGGAATGCGGCCTTCTTCTGCGGTTCCAACGCGATCCTCCGCCGTGAGGCCCTGATGCAGCTGGGTCTGGTGGGCTATGTCAAGGAAACCGAAAAGAGCATACGGCGCGCGCTGGCGGCCTCCCGATCGGCCATCCGGCAGGCCAGGAAATCGCCCGGCCTCGAGTCACCGTTGGTCTTCCAGGTCCTGGACGAGGTGGAGGCGGCAACCTTTGAGGCCCAGCAGCAACTGGACCGGCGCGAACCGCTGAGCGAGATCACCTACCGGGTGCGCCGCCGGGTGGACCAGGCCGTCCAGGCACTGGTGATGGCTGACGTGTCGGCGCTCCAGGCGGACCTCGAAGAAATCGCAACCATGGAGCTGGCCCACGTGGGCGAGGCCGGGGTCCCTGTTGTCGCCGACGATGCCGTGAAACGGATGTCGGCCCGCGACTGGTCCCCGCTGGGCGCCCTGGAATCCGTGCAGGCGGTCCTGGACGCACTGTCTGTGGAGCGCAATCACGAGGCACAGCCAGTCATGCCGCTCGCCACCATCTCCGTTACGGAGGACATGGCCACCGCCATGCGTATGCATGCGATGGGCTGGGAAAGCGTCTACCACCACGAGATCCTCGCGTACGGTCTGGCACCGGAAGACCTCAAGACCATGCTGACGCAGCGCCTTCGCTGGGCGCAGGGAACTATTCAAGTGATGCTGCGCGAAAACCCGCTGGTCCAGCCTGGCTTCAAGCTAGGCCAGCGGCTGATGTACTTTGCCACCATGTGGACGTACCTGAGCGGTTATGCGGCGGTCATCTACTTCACGGCCCCGATCATCTACCTGCTGCTGGGCATCCTGCCGGTGGGCAGCCTGAGCACGGACTTCTTCATCCGCTTCGTCCCATTCATGATCGTCAACCAGTTGCTGTTCGCCGTGGCCGGCCGCGGAATCAGCACGTGGCGGGGCCAGCAGTACAGCCTGGCGCTGTTCCCCACGTGGATCAAGGCCTGCTCGACGGCGGCCCGCAACGTCTGGTTCGGACGCCCCCTGGGGTTCGCCGTGACGCCCAAGGCCCGCCAGAGCGGAGGCCCCTCCTGGAGCCTCATCCGCCCGCAAATCGTGGTGTCGGCAATGCTGGCGGTTGCCGCCGTCGTCGGCCTTATCCGTCTCGCCACGGGACTGGCGGAGCCACTTGGCACGCTGGTCAACGTGGCTTGGGTTATTTTTGACCTGGCGGTGATGAGCGTCCTGATAGGTGCCGTTCGGTACAAGGGGTTTGTGCTCCCTCCAGGCACACAGCCGGAAGAGAGGAAATCCGATGGAGTTTAG
- a CDS encoding PP2C family protein-serine/threonine phosphatase, whose translation MPSNPETRRAVVIEDDPDIRGLLVRVLTKQGFEVTEAEAGLPGVEEVRRVRPDLVTLDLNLPDLDGLEVCKLLREFSDAFIVMLTARVEELDKLAGLDNGADDYISKPFSPRELQARVNALFRRRQSPVVDSAAVKELERATEVQQSLLPNEDVRVEGYDLAGAFRPSRNVGGDFYDWYRTPDGLHLTFADAMGKGMGAALIAATVRAVMRSTSLRQDLGGAFTAASSAIASDLDSSSSFVTLFHARLEAASGTVSYVDAGHGLALHVHSGGTVRRLPSGGPPVGAWAGSSWPQSTLTLAPGDSLVVVSDGVLDVFDSVEAFTESVLLATHGQQSAQSASDAIMSLAPADSAEDDVTAVVVRRLPRQAGA comes from the coding sequence ATGCCTTCCAACCCCGAAACACGCCGCGCCGTTGTCATCGAGGACGACCCGGATATCCGGGGCCTGCTGGTCCGGGTTCTGACCAAGCAGGGCTTCGAAGTCACAGAGGCGGAAGCAGGCCTGCCAGGGGTTGAGGAAGTCCGCCGTGTTCGGCCGGATCTGGTCACCCTGGACCTCAACCTCCCGGACCTGGATGGTCTGGAGGTCTGCAAGCTTCTCCGTGAATTCTCGGACGCCTTCATTGTGATGCTGACGGCGCGCGTCGAGGAATTGGACAAACTCGCGGGCCTGGACAACGGCGCCGATGACTACATCAGCAAGCCGTTCAGTCCCCGTGAACTGCAGGCAAGGGTCAACGCACTCTTCCGCCGGCGCCAGTCCCCCGTTGTGGACTCGGCCGCCGTCAAGGAACTTGAGCGTGCCACCGAGGTACAGCAGAGTCTCCTGCCCAATGAAGATGTCCGGGTTGAAGGCTACGACCTGGCCGGGGCTTTCCGTCCGTCCCGCAACGTCGGCGGCGACTTCTATGACTGGTACCGGACACCTGACGGCCTGCACCTGACCTTCGCCGATGCCATGGGCAAGGGCATGGGCGCGGCCCTCATCGCCGCCACTGTACGTGCCGTGATGCGCTCCACAAGCCTCCGCCAGGATCTGGGCGGAGCGTTCACGGCTGCCAGCTCGGCCATCGCCTCGGATCTGGACTCATCCAGTTCCTTCGTGACCCTGTTCCACGCCCGCCTGGAGGCGGCCTCCGGTACAGTCAGCTACGTCGACGCCGGGCACGGGCTTGCGCTCCACGTGCACTCCGGCGGGACAGTCCGCCGCCTTCCCTCCGGCGGCCCGCCCGTAGGCGCCTGGGCCGGGTCCAGTTGGCCACAGTCGACACTTACCCTGGCACCGGGAGACTCACTGGTGGTGGTGAGCGACGGAGTCCTGGACGTCTTTGACTCCGTGGAGGCCTTCACGGAGTCGGTGCTGCTCGCCACCCATGGCCAGCAGTCCGCCCAGTCCGCCAGCGATGCCATTATGTCCCTGGCGCCTGCGGATTCAGCCGAGGATGACGTGACCGCTGTGGTGGTGCGCCGGCTGCCGCGTCAAGCCGGGGCATGA
- a CDS encoding GNAT family N-acetyltransferase, which produces MAIEIRPATLFLDVKAVVGPMRPDANVCWCLSYRIPSKQNLELRGTARGDLVKQLVGQDPPPGVLAYDGDEVVGWAAVHPRSDTSFARNRKIPHVDDLDVWSVWCIRVRPGHRGRGISHHLLNGAVGLARTYGAPAIEGYPVDNGGSKVDLTMAYVGTRKLFERAGFVKAADTDSVLNGFPRVLMRLDLR; this is translated from the coding sequence ATGGCGATCGAGATCCGGCCCGCAACGCTGTTCTTGGACGTGAAGGCGGTGGTTGGCCCCATGCGGCCCGATGCCAACGTGTGCTGGTGCCTGAGCTACCGTATCCCTTCCAAGCAAAACCTGGAGTTGCGCGGGACCGCCCGCGGAGACTTGGTGAAGCAACTGGTGGGGCAGGATCCGCCGCCCGGGGTCCTTGCTTACGACGGCGACGAAGTGGTGGGCTGGGCGGCGGTCCATCCGCGTTCTGACACCAGTTTCGCCCGCAACCGCAAGATTCCGCACGTGGATGATCTCGACGTGTGGTCGGTGTGGTGCATCCGGGTCCGGCCCGGGCATCGCGGCAGGGGAATTTCCCATCACTTGCTGAACGGTGCCGTCGGCCTGGCCCGCACGTACGGCGCGCCTGCCATCGAGGGCTACCCGGTGGACAACGGCGGCAGCAAAGTCGACCTCACCATGGCCTATGTGGGTACCCGCAAGCTCTTCGAACGGGCCGGGTTCGTTAAGGCCGCCGATACAGACTCGGTGCTCAATGGCTTCCCGCGCGTGCTCATGCGCCTTGACCTGCGCTGA
- the bcp gene encoding thioredoxin-dependent thiol peroxidase: MSPQLTTKLQPGTHAPDFTLQDARGKKTSLADYRGKNVIVYFYPEAATPGCTTEACDFRDNLASLQGSGYEVLGVSPDAPEKLANFTGDFALTFPLLADEDHSVALAYGAWGEKLVNGEITEGIVRSTVVLDPEGKVTLAQYQVKAQGHVAALKEALGV, translated from the coding sequence ATGAGCCCCCAACTGACCACCAAACTTCAGCCCGGAACCCATGCCCCTGATTTCACCCTGCAGGACGCCCGAGGAAAGAAGACCTCCCTGGCCGATTACCGCGGCAAGAACGTCATTGTGTACTTCTACCCGGAGGCCGCCACCCCTGGCTGCACCACGGAGGCCTGCGACTTCCGCGACAACCTTGCCTCGCTGCAGGGCTCCGGCTACGAGGTCCTGGGGGTCTCCCCCGACGCCCCGGAAAAGCTGGCCAACTTCACGGGCGACTTTGCGCTCACGTTCCCTCTGCTCGCTGACGAGGACCACTCCGTGGCGCTGGCCTACGGCGCATGGGGCGAGAAGCTGGTCAACGGTGAGATCACCGAGGGAATCGTCCGCTCCACCGTGGTGCTGGACCCCGAAGGCAAGGTCACACTGGCCCAATACCAGGTCAAGGCCCAGGGCCACGTGGCGGCACTCAAGGAAGCACTGGGCGTCTGA